A window from Onychostoma macrolepis isolate SWU-2019 chromosome 07, ASM1243209v1, whole genome shotgun sequence encodes these proteins:
- the sh2d7 gene encoding LOW QUALITY PROTEIN: uncharacterized protein sh2d7 (The sequence of the model RefSeq protein was modified relative to this genomic sequence to represent the inferred CDS: inserted 1 base in 1 codon) has translation MDRGLQKEHILKWFVETQAVLILCDGSFPPWFXGFISRHEAEDQLRDKNVGCFLIRLSEKAIGYILSYKGQDRCRHFVINQTKTGLFVVSGDSTTHNSLTELINHFKTTPIQPFGEYLTSYNTDMDSVEEDGKNELYDVVQNNPRVNAGVSVKALRSLWEQTSNVPHSTPPVLYSKSGRKLAISTSIDRNSLSQGAKVPPLPKKNTPLRNSLSAGFPGTNSSQEQHSFSESRTPGRSGGDERENGKKSDTFDTEGCNSQFKLPLHDENNQSLTSNSCNIMPSTPQQPPLAPPKTASCSYAVLDLKKRNSGACRVPNTDQEALQPNPLYQTSSVVCAGEMDQPGQEYDNRVKPIDNIFLAENPYQDIPEQRDSNTYEHISESNTYEDIRVTDSNTYASLDEMQPHTPSILGKKNHKWWKLRLENKK, from the exons ATGGACAGAGGACTACAGAAGGAGCACATCCTCAAGTGGTTTGTGGAGACTCAGGCTGTGCTCATCTTGTGTGATGGAAGTTTTCCGCCCTGGT CAGGCTTCATCTCCAGACA TGAAGCAGAAGATCAGCTCAGAGACAAGAATGTTGGTTGCTTTCTTATCAGACTCAGCGAAAAAGCCATTGGATATATTCTTTCATACAA AGGACAGGATCGTTGTCGCCATTTCGTCATAAATCAAACCAAGACTGGCCTGTTCGTCGTTTCTGGTGATTCCACCACTCATAACAGTCTCACAGAGCTGATCAATCACTTTAAAACCACACCGATCCAGCCTTTTGGAGAGTATCTGACTTCATATAACACAGATATGGACTCTGTGGAAGAG GATGGCAAAAATGAGCTTTATGATGTGGTTCAAAATAACCCCAGAGTCAATGCGGGTGTTAGCGTTAAGGCTCTAAGAAGTTTATGGGAACAAACTAGCAATGTCCCGCACAGCACGCCTCCTGTTCTGTATTCTAAAAGTGGCCGGAAACTCGCAATCTCCACCTCTATTGACAGGAACAGCCTGTCTCAG GGTGCGAAAGTTCCACCATTGCCAAAGAAGAATACACCACTTCGGAATTCCTTAAGCGCCGGGTTTCCTGGTACAAATTCATCACAAGAACAGCACAGCTTTTCAGAATCAAGGACACCTGGAAGGTCAGGTGGCGatgagagagaaaatggcaaaaaaagcGATACCTTTGACACAGAGGGCTGCAACTCTCAATTTAAGTTGCCTCTCCACGATGAAAACAATCAGTCTTTAACCTCTAATTCTTGTAACATTATGCCTTCCACCCCTCAACAACCTCCTTTAGCTCCACCCAAAACAGCCTCCTGCTCTTATGCTGTCCTTGATCTTAAAAAACGCAATAGTGGAGCCTGCCGAGTGCCCAATACTGACCAAGAAGCCCTACAGCCCAACCCACTCTACCAGACCTCATCTGTGGTGTGTGCTGGAGAGATGGACCAGCCCGGGCAAGAATATGACAACCGTGTAAAGCCCATTGACAACATCTTTCTAGCAGAAAACCCCTATCAAGACATACCTGAACAACGTGACAGTAATACCTACGAACACATTTCTGAGAGCAACACCTATGAGGACATCCGAGTGACAGACAGCAACACGTATGCAAGTTTGGATGAAATGCAACCCCACACACCAAGCATCTTGGGCAAGAAG AATCATAAGTGGTGGAAACTTCGACTGGAGAATAAGAAGTAA
- the dapk2a gene encoding death-associated protein kinase 2a has protein sequence MAVFKQQQVENFYEIGEELGSGQFAIVKQCREKCSGRDFAAKFIKKRQSIASRRGVLREEIEREVNILQQIHHPNIVMLHDVFENKTDVVLILELVSGGELFDFLAEKESLSEEEATQFIKQILEGVHYLHTRNIAHFDLKPENIMLLDKNAPLPRIKLIDFGLAHKIAEGVEFKNIFGTPEFVAPEIVNYEPLGLEADMWSVGVITYILLSGASPFLGETKQDTLGNISAMNYEFDDEFFGHTSELAKNFIRQLLEKDTKKRLTIQDALNHPWIKSNEHKEERSKAPERKRERRQLKTKRLKEYTIKSHSSMPPNNTYINFERFAQVEEDVSAMEGTFCQLASAHDSLQEDVDALVSIYNEKELWYKEESESIRHELSQLRYEFRKVEAQRRGVHEDMRSVDVSVSRVSERYKERQTRYEALQKELCAELQWVQEVVGSFQVTFPNCSFSSVFNTDANDALKELLNRSCGGDLLTGSNLDQQR, from the exons ATGGCTGTGTTCAAGCAGCAGCAGGTCGAGAATTTCTATGAGATTGGAGAGGAACTTGGCAG TGGGCAGTTTGCAATTGTTAAGCAGTGTCGTGAAAAGTGTTCAGGCCGGGATTTTGCAGCCAAGTTCATAAAGAAGCGTCAGAGTATTGCTAGCCGGCGAGGTGTGCTCCGAGAAGAGATTGAGCGAGAGGTCAACATCCTACAGCAGATACACCATCCCAATATTGTCATGTTACATGACGTGTTTGAGAACAAGACAGACGTGGTGTTGATTTTGGAGCT GGTGTCTGGAGGAGAGCTTTTCGACTTTTTGGCAGAGAAAGAGTCTCTAAGTGAGGAGGAAGCCACACAGTTTATTAAACAGATTCTAGAGGGCGTACACTATTTGCACACAAGAAATATTGCTCATTTTGACCTGAAG CCTGAAAACATCATGCTTCTGGATAAGAATGCTCCTCTGCCCCGAATCAAACTCATTGATTTTGGCTTGGCCCACAAGATTGCTGAAGGGGTTGAGTTTAAAAACATCTTTGGAACACCAGAGTTTGTTG CTCCAGAGATTGTGAATTATGAACCACTGGGACTGGAAGCAGATATGTG GAGTGTTGGTGTTATAACATATATTCT GTTGAGTGGGGCATCTCCTTTCCTAGGAGAAACGAAGCAAGACACTCTGGGAAACATCTCAGCCATGAACTATGAGTTTGATGATGAATTCTTTGGCCACACCAGTGAGCTTGCCAAGAATTTTATACGACAACTGCTGGAAAAGGACACCAA AAAGAGACTCACAATTCAAGATGCCTTGAACCACCCCTGGATTAAG TCTAACGAGCATAAAGAGGAACGCAGCAAAGCaccagagaggaagagagagcgTAGGCAGCTGAAGACGAAACGTCTCAAAGAGTACACCATCAAGTCCCACTCCAGTATGCCTCCTAACAACACCTACATCAACTTTGAACGTTTCGCACAGGTGGAGGAGGACGTGTCGGCCATGGAGGGCACTTTCTGCCAGCTGGCGTCGGCCCACGACTCCCTGCAGGAAGACGTGGATGCACTAGTGTCCATCTACAATGAGAAGGAGTTGTGGTACAAAGAAGAAAGCGAAAGCATCAGACATGAGTTGTCCCAGCTTCGTTATGAGTTTCGTAAAGTCGAGGCCCAGAGGAGGGGCGTTCACGAAGACATGAGGAGTGTGGATGTCAGCGTTAGCCGAGTTAGCGAGCGATATAAGGAGAGGCAGACTCGATATGAGGCCTTACAAAAGGAGCTGTGTGCTGAGCTACAGTGGGTACAGGAAGTGGTGGGTTCTTTCCAGGTCACCTTCCCAAACTGTAGCTTTAGCAGCGTGTTTAATACAGATGCCAATGATGCACTGAAAGAGTTGCTGAACAGATCCTGTGGAGGAGACCTGCTGACAGGCAGCAATCTGGACCAGCAGAGATGA